In the genome of Ziziphus jujuba cultivar Dongzao chromosome 10, ASM3175591v1, the window TATAGGCAGGTGTTAGTTGCTCTCCAACCAATATATAcatcctccaaaaaaaaaaaaaaaaaaatgtcattgaCACGCCACAACATCTCATCAACTGTATATTGATGGTAAGTAGCTTCTCAGGTGATCGTGTTAATTGATATCCAAATTCAGGATGTTTATGCTTTTACCTGATGAGCTGCTGTAAATCCTCCTCGAAGATTCTTGGGTGTTATTTCTGCTATGTTTAGATACATAATTGGCAATTGGAACACAAATATTTCCATCTGGCACATCACTAAAAGCTGGAAGTAAATGGATATATTCGGATAACTTACTACATAGGAAGCCCCATCCCACATCCTACCAGAAGTCTTCCAAGGTTCAgccaccaagaaacctttcaACCATAACTAAACACTTACAATAGGAACAGAACACCAACAACAAAGGTGTTTATTTTATTCTGAACATCTCTTTTAAAGTGAAAATCTACGATGTGAAAGCTTATCCTTGAAAGTTGCACGTGACAAAAGTTGGACATAAAAATTACACTCTGTGGAGTTGATTGCAAACTTCTACATATTGTACCAGATATAGAAAACAAAATCATTGAAATGGTAGAAAaccagagagacagagagaagaTGTAAAACCTTTGAGAAAACTATGGCAAGCCATCCTCAAATACAGATTATCTCGGAAATGCCCATTGTCTGCCACACAGAACAAACAAATTGGAATAAATTTGAAGAGTTTTGATTCGATTCAGATTGAAAATCTTACCATACATAGAGAAACAAAAACAGGGCAATAGAAAAACTTACACATCTTCTTCCTAGGTAATCTGCTATTTTCCCACTCGCTATAGCACCTATCATTGCTCCAATTGTCAATATTGAACCAAAGAGCGAATACTGCATGTGAGATAATATGATCAAAGGTATAGACTATggcaaagaaaagaaatatatatatatatatatataattttgataaaatgaaTTCTAATTTTACATGTCTTTATTGCAACATTAACATTTGAGGCAATTAGACAGCTCAAACAATATAGATACAGCAATTCACATACTGTATgtccaaaaaactaaaattctttTTGCTATGCGCAATTGTATATAAACCTGAAATTATGAAAACAAAGatgaaaagagaaggaaaaaggtATATACAAACCCCAGCCACAGTGAGGCCCAGGTCAGCACTAATTCCAGATTGAGCCGGTGAGGAATATCGAATCtgcaaatcaatatcataaactGGTCCTTCGATATCCAATAGTGGGTCAATCCTACTGCTAGAACTATCTTAAAGAATCAGAACAGTTTCTAAATGCCTTTTTCATAGgaacatatataattacatcATATTTAGGAGAAAATCCACCGACCAACTAATTGCAAATTTGCAACATACATACGGcaatcagaaaaaaaagaaaactagaattaaaaagtaataaaacaaaaacagaaaaatacttACAGACCAAAAACATAGGATCCACACACAGCAACCAAGGAGGTGACGACAACCATAGTTGTAGCTGATGAAAAAGAAGATCGATTTTCATTTGTACCAGCACTGTCTCTGCTGCTGATACTACATTCCACAGCACCAGAAGACCCATCACTACGTTTAACAGGCAGCAGAGGATCATTTAATAACCCTCCTCCTTTTTCTATGCTTTCTCTACCCATCTTTTTCTTTGCAAACCAGGTCTCTGAAAATGGAAGTCGAAAGTGAAAGACTGTGGAgtgtgaaaaataaataaaaaaaaaggagagagagggatTTGGGTGTGATATAGAAATGCTGTGAAGGTAAGTTTGTCGTTTTTCTGTTGAATTTTCAGactcttttttaatttctttcgaGTTCCATGTCATCTCTGACAACTCTTTGTCAACCTTGGTctggtaataattaattaaccacGTCCATGCCATGTCACTCTCTCCTGATTGCCTGTTAAAATTCCTTCTTTGGTAATTGGCGCAGTGCGTTTTCTTATTCGTCATACCATGCTTATTTGTTATATCAATTGGCTTtacttgtttttttctttttcatttttttctttttcattttttaaaattttcaaaattaaaattcaaatttggaaaTGGTGATGGTCACCCattaaatttccattaaaaatagaatttttttttaataataataaaatgaaataaaataaaacaatagcaCAAATAAGGACCTTTAGAATTTCTGGGGATTCTCAGTTTGAGTTTATTTGTGTACGGAAAGTTGATGGAAAacagaaaatttgaaaacatttcaatattatttagtaAAACACATTTCAAATTATTCTAATCTAATCTATTTGGCAGCTGTGTTAGTGACACGTTGAATTTTTAGATGTATAACTATTATTCTtttgtcttaaaaaaattttgtaatttgatgttactatatatatatatatatatatatatattttgtggcATCAATTGTAAAAGTCAATTTGCTCAAGAAAGAAATCAtcttctaataataataataaggtaattagtttatttttctttgttataaTCATAGTAGATCTGTCAGGTTAGtgtattttataaatgtttgtatatatttggCCTAGttggaataataataattgtatatatttttatgaatgtttattaatattttaaaaataataagataataaagctaagtttatttttctttgttacaATTATGGTTGGTAGATCTttgtttgttaatatatatatatatatatagaggatatACTACGGTGGACCATAAATATTAgtgaagattttttaaaaaaaaatatatatatatatatatgtacatcatCAATATTTGTCTTTGTATATGAAAATTCAAGGTAGGAGCTGCTTTTAAAATATTCAGCAAACGGTGAATTTGTATTATTTTGGAAACAATGATCCATTATCAATTCCAAATTAATGCTCAAGCTTGCTAAACTCAGGAATTTGACGGAATGATGCTGAAATCATATCCGTGTAGACCTAAgtaaccaaattaaaattttaacttccaaacagaaaaaaaaaaattaaaattttaaattccaacaaaaaaaaacaaaaattaataattaggaagcagaaaaaaaaattaataataatagtaagctACCTACATCAATAGTAAGCCCGTTGATTTGATTAAGCAGGGTGACATAAGAGTCGATCTTGAAGACGTGAGAATGGATGGCCAGAATTATGTGGGAGAGAATTGGGGCAGATACGTTGACGCTTTAGAAATTAACACCaccatttatttatattgtattaaGATTTTCAGCGGAGGAGAAGATTTGGAGACGTTGCAGGCCCCTGCATCTTTCTATATACAAGCAGTTAAAGATTGGGAGCAGATACAATGCTCAACCTGTGAAGTTTATTGGAATTCAAAAGAGAGAAACGTTCTAGAAAGGGAGAGTTGGAGAATAAACGGTGAACGACGTCTTCAGTGACATATATTCCCTCCAAATAGGGAATGAATATTATCAGCTATGAAACTAGCATCGTAATACATAAGAGAAGTAAGTTTCAGAATGAGCACAAaatgacaaaaagaaaatatatatatatatatataaaggtagaAACGAGGCTTATGTTATTCtctaatgtttaaaaaaaaaaaaaaacacgcgTTGAATGGAGGAGCGACCAATTTTTTGTCAACGACTATTTGACAACGTATTTTGTTGAGTACTCTGTTGACAATGACATTGCTGTTGCAATTGCAAATACTGACCCATAATTTTATACCGTGTCAACTTTTATAATAATctccattttaattttgttttttattgttcaaaaaaagatttaatttaatcaataaGGCTTAAAttagtataattttaattttttaagctgaaaataaataaggccaatcatttaaaatatttaaatttaataaattgaaatagaTCATATCAAATTTAATGGATTCAAATGatagaatttatttatcttcaatttaaaagattcaaaatatttttattgatccttcttgttgatttaattattgattGATATAATCTTAACAAAGAAAAtctccattttgtttttgtttttatttttcaaatggagttttaatttaattcattgATATCATATTAACAAAGAAATCTTAAttatcaccccaaaaaaaaaaaaaaaaaaacataaaagaaaaatcctgGTCTCTTTCTTGTCCTTAACTCTTTGCAAGTCCAATAGATTACGTAGCTGAGAGATATTCACCCACCATTTCCAtttcttatctctctctctctctctctctctctctctctctcgctctctctctctcagagcAATTGCATTATGTAAAGGATGGTGCACTAAGTACACACAAGATTATAAATtcactatatttattatttccccTATCTTCAAACTGGTGTCAATTTGCTTAAATCCTTGAAACTGATGGATTTGGCTATTCACCAAACTATCTGAAAAGCATCAGTCTTTCTCGTTTTCTATTGGCATTCCAGTCTCTTCTAAGCATTCCTATAAGTATAATACATTATATAGTATGTACCAAATAAGAAACTAATTACACATTGAGAGGAATAAAGCATGGAAGAGAGGCTACTAACAAGGTCTCCTCCTAAGGCTGATGATTAATGGCGGCCACAGTGACACAGACCCAAATGACTCCCCATCCGTGAAAAGTATAAAATGAATTATTAAATCTCAGAAGAAACTATCTGTTGCATCaacttatgatttttagatagaTATCATGTAAAAGATTACAAGAAGATCCATATagaattagaatatttttttataacaatctAATAGGGTGTATTTGGATCGATGCTagtcttaaataataatataaaagataCAATTTGTccataatcaaaatttaattaaattaagatATAATTACCTCTGCATTAGGATGCATTTGGATTATTTTGGTTTTCAGTTGCTGGGCACACTCAATGCAGAGTTCTTCATATTGATTATCAATTTATCTTCATAGTGACGCCCCCAAATACTTGAACCCATAAAGCCAATGAATATTTTCTCCACTGACACAGCGTACTCAAGTAAATCCAACAAAAACTCAACTTCATATTGGCTCCCAGCAAAGTTATTCAACTTCACCACCTTAAGATATTTACATGCGTGGTTCTGATTCACCTCCACTTCTTTAGGTATATACagatcaaaacaaaaaccaaaaccatattcaaataaatatcacTCAAAACAATttccataataaaaaaatatatatattattaaaaataaaaaattaataactttaaGGCATTATCTCTAGCGGGATGTTCTGAAAGTTTGTAATCCTACCATATGGCATTACAGATTCACTCATAATTTTTGTCAACATATAGTATAAGATAAATTCACTTAACAAAGGattattataaattagcaataaaagTATAATGGGGAACGTCGCAACAATGTTTCTTGGCAAGAAGACTTCATTACAAACtgtattttggaattttaggtaaaataaataaatatatatatatatatatatatgtagattcGCAAGGCACCTTGAATGAGAAAGTGTTCAAGAAAGGAGCTGCCTTTAGAATATCCAGCAAACGGCAAACTGGTATTATTTTGGAACAATGATCCATTATCAATTCCAAATGCTCAAGCTTGCTAAACTCAGGAAATTGAGGAAATGCAGCCGAAATAATTTCCGTGTAGACCTAAgtaaccaaattaaaattttatatttcaaccgaaaaacaaaaataattaggaagaaaaaaaacaataattataattgtaaGCTACCTACATCAAAAGTAAGTCTTTTGATTTGACTAAGCAGGGTGACATAAGCGTCGAGTTTGAAGGCCCGACCATGGATGGCAAGAATTATGTGGGAGAGATTTGGGGCAGATACGTTGACGCTTTCGAAATTAACACCGtaaattatttgtattgtattaaGGTTTTCGGCAGAGGAGGAGATTTCGAGATGTTGCAGGCCCCTGCATCTTCCTATATACAAGGAATTGAGATTGGGAGCAGATACAATGCTCAACCTGTGAAGTTTATTGAAACTCAAAAGAGAGAAACGTTCAAGAATGGGAGAGTTGGAGAATAAACGGTGAACAAGGTCTGCAGTGATATTTATTCCCTCCAAATACAAAACCCTGAGCGAATGAAAATTATCAGCTATGAAACTAGCATCATAAAACATAAGAGAATTAAGTTTCAGAGTGAGCTCTTTGACATGTTTCTCAGCAGCGAAATCCATCCGTGCCTCAATATGATGATGGTCGTCTGATCTCAAGTCCACAGCAATTACTGAAAACTCGTGCAGAGTAGGTGCCTTATGCAATTTCAATACTTGATACACCTCTATTAtcctcttcctcctcttctttCTCAAATCACGTAGCTTTATATCCGAGGACCACCCTCTGTCCAGAAAAAAACATAACCTAGGTGTAATCCGAATCGAAAGGTTCCAAATCTTATGCCATCGCCGAGAAAGCACACTCATTCTTGCTGCTTCATCTGTCGTCAACAAACACATAATTGATACCAGAATTTCAACTGGTAATTTGCTCATCTCCTCGTCTTTCTCTTTCAGCAGCGGTGGcggcctcttcttcttctttttccactGGACATCATAGGCCTCCTCCTgttcaacatcatcatcatcatgtagtatttttttgggtggaCGGAGAAAATCaaattccttcccttcttcACTCTCTTACTTTTCGCCATGTTATGTAATTTTGCTTTCTGTTTGGCCTGGAggagaaagaaaatttaaacaGACAAGATAATACAAAGTTTTTTATGTACCtaacttatatattatatatattatacacaaGCATGTTATTGCTAGGAAATAGGGTTTTGTACTCTCATGCACTCATGCCCGCCACGTATtctatcctctttttttttttttttttttgctagagGTATTCTATCCTCTTTATTTCAACAAAACCTGCACGCTTGAATAAGAGTACATGCTTGGTTCGTTGGTAACTACGAAGGGGTGCGTAAATTCCGTCTGCCCAGTCTGGGCCAGACCCAAGAAATTGGGCTCAAATGAAGCCTCTGTTGGATTCTATTCCAAATTCTTTCCACCCAATCAGTTGGTCTCCGAGTTCGGCTTAGATAAGAGATATTCattatttcacccaaaaaaaaaaaaaaaaaaaaaaaaaaaaaagatattcatATTTGTGTAAAATTAGTTGGCCAACCATCAATCTCTCTTCTAACCCCCTTATCTaacaattttctctctctctctcctatcCGCTCTTTCTACTCTCTTAATCTGTTGTGAGAAATTACAAGTTTGGGTTTACCTTTAATCTCAATCCTCTCCAAGATCCTGACAAGATGAAAAAGagttaaattgtttttaatagtataattattattattagtattatttatatatatatatatatatgcatagatTTTATGCATGTGTATGGCATGGGTGGTTTTGGCAAAACCATCCTTGCTAAACAGGTTTGTAGACAagccaaaagaagaaaaggtttttttttttttttttttaaataatgtaattatagTCACTGTATCTCAAAATCAAGACCttaaaaagattcaaaaagaaattgctGAGAAGTTACACCTAGAAAAGAGGAAAACATATTTGTAAGAGCACAAACACCATGTCAGGGACTTTGGTGTATTACATATTTGTCATGTTTTATTTAACAAGCAGTTTTTAAAATCTGATAGCTTGTCGATCCATACCCCATTATGGTAACtatattctttttaaatcttctacatacaaaaaaatctgattttatattttatttagttaaatataacaatttccACTACACCATTAAACCTATCctcatgattattattttttaagaataatgtTGAATTTATAGCTGAACCAAGTATATGCACTCAAGCAATACACGAAGATTTTAATTGGAAACAAAGAGTGAGCTAGTAATTGatcatacatatttatatatatataatagcagGAAGATTGTGAACACAAGTTTGGGATTGCTTTGGGGAGTGTTAAAATCAATTATCCTATAATTTAGAAGTATCAATTATCCTATAATTTAGAAGCATTAACAagcttaataaaataataattttcttgattatttataatttggatCATTACAAACGAGCTTTTAAAGTTAGGTAcgattcttttaaaaaaatatgattcttTAATaggcagataaaaaaaaaatcaaaattctcaaaataccattatttaattaaaattccatttataTTACCATCTACCCTACAAAATACTATTTTCAATTAAAACTCTTCTATCTAAAATAAGGTGCGCTTAATTAGTTAGCAATTCacgtttatatttaaaatatggtggatttgaggaattgaagtggcgtattattataaatgacaaaaaataaataaataaataaagctttCCTATAAAATAACAaccttaagttttttttttttaagttttattatattttttgaatctttttaaaagtaaatttaatgtaattattgataaattttttatttttaaattgaattcaaTTTTAGTATAAGAAATATCATAACTACATATAAATTCTTATCAATACTTATATACATTATATCTATTTTAGTattgtaaaatttaattaataaaatttaataaattaccaAATACTTATTTATAAGTTTTGCACTTTACATTACCGAtacaggtttttattttattttttttttaaaaaatctaagtaatttcaaattaagtttagatAAAGTTCTTGATCCTTCTTTgaattttcagatttttttaatatttactttcaaaattccatGTCATCTCGACAATTCTCTGTCAATTTACTGTGTAACAACAAATATCCAACCACGTCCATGCCATGTCACTCTCTCTTTCTTGCCCGTTACATAAATCGCCCCGGATTTGTCAGTTtccgtttattttatttatttatttattttttttttttcgcataTTGAAAGTTGACGGAAAAACTGGAAAGATATTCTAATTTATTTGGTAGGCTGGTCAGTGACACGTTGAATTTTtacagtttctttttttctataagAGATTTTATAACTTATCGTTTTTTTGGGACAATTTTGTAATATGATattgctaatttttttattttttattttttatttttttttgtttttggccaTCAATTGTAAAAGTCAATTTGCACAAGGAAGAAATTTATCTGCTATAAAATCAATAACAATgccattcatttaatttatttttggtataaaaaaaataataatgagctTCCATTTATGGGATGTTGAGTAAAAATGACAGatgttagttttatttatttattttacgtgttttttttttttttttttttttttttttgtgtgatatATGATAAATGATGAACTTACATTTATAtgtaataagttttttttatcaCTTGGATATGAATTTTCTATCACCAAGCTGATATAACATATCCGTTTCTATAAGTTTTTTACAAGGTCTTCACCATATCAAAATTGTCCATTTATATATGATAAGGTCTGCTATTAACAGTTGACACTTGGTTATGAATATTTCAgacatttgaaattaaaatatatggaCACTGGTTATGCCATTCAAAGTACTGATTGTGCTTTGTGGCTTGAAAATGGTCCGCATTGGATCCAACCTCACCTTGATTTTGATGTATCCTGCTTTTCAGTTCTAATGCAAATTTATTCTTTGATTTCAAAAAAAACAAGTGAATTCATAGAAAATAATGGcctccaaaaaaatatttaaaaaataaaaataaaaaatctcggTTACTTGTTTTTAGTCATTATTAGCGAGAAATCTTCAATGATACTTCTAAATTCATACCCTCCAAAATACTGGACGAAAGACATTGTCAAACAACCCGAAATCAACAAGAACTACTAAAATAATGGTCGTGCTTGTGTGTAAATTTGCACTTGTATTGATCTGTACACTGTTTGTATACATGAATATGAATTAAGAACACAGAAACTAATATCCTTGGTTCAAAGGAGCCTCAAAAAAGTCTAGTCACCAACACAAGTGAGAGGCCGCCCATTCTAGCAAACGTAGTGCCACTATTTGGCATTTGATAAGAAATAAAGAATAGTACCATACACAAGTCCTATATTtatgaggaaaaaagaaaaaaaaaaaaagaaaaaagaaaccagTTTGGAATTGGATGGCTGCAAACTGGATAAGAATGATAGATCCTCTCCTCTCCTTCAAACCTTCATAATCTTCTTTCAAGAATCTTCCTCAAATCTGCTACATATAGATTTTACTGCATGAGAAAGACGGGAGCTTTGTTGCATTGCACCATAAtgcaataaaattgaaaaaagtggAACAAAACAGAAATTAATTGGGCTGTATATGTTTTATACCTGTTCTTCTGTGAATAATTGCTGTAATGCCAGACCAATTTGGTCCCTCTCCCAAAGATGTCTTATGGTTGTATTAATATCACACTCCATCAACTCTTGTACAGGTTTATTTCTGTACATATTGTCATCAAACATCTCCTCATCAAAATCCGATGCTATAGAATCATCTGGCCATTCCAAATCATCAGCTCTATGGTACCCTGCATCTTCCCATTCTTCATCAAGTAGTGCCAACTTATGCAGCTGTGGAGTGCTCAGAGCTCTTTGAGAGAAACTTTTCATCTCAGGGCAGTGGCTAATGCCTACATATTTCAGTTTCGGAAATCCCATCATAAAGTTTCCTGAATAGAAGCTTGCGAGGCGGGGTAAACGACAGATATCCAAAGCTTCCAATTGACTGAAAACAATTTCACCTTCTGGTTCATTTTCCTCATTTGCAATTATTTCTGTCATGCTATTGCATATGCCAATGCACATTATTTTCAACTGTGGTAGACTTTTAGCTGTTGAGTAAGTCAATAAATTTACCATTCCATGGCATTTTGACACTTTCAGCATCATCAAATTTCTGAAAGATATCCAAGATGGTGCCAAGTTCTTTAACCTATCACATTTCAATACTTCTAAGCTAAGCAAATTCAGGAAGGCTCTGTCTATTTGGCAGTTCTCATCCCATACGTGCACCAAGTTGGGCAGTTCAGATAGCGTCAATCCTCTCAAGCCTGAAAATATACATGTCAGTTCGTCATCACCACCATGTAAGCCTTCAGATTTACCATGCCATAACACATTATTGGTAGCACACCCTTCTAGTGTCAAGTTTTTCAGCTTAGGAAAGCTGACCTGAGAAAACAAGTATCCAAGCATTAGACAATTGAATTAATTCTCTCAAGTCACAAAAAGCATGTGAGAACATTTTTagcaaaagaggaaaaaaaaaaaaaaaaaaaaggaaatataaacAGAAAAACGTTTTTTTTTCCCACCAATTCGCAGACAAGTTAGAATCATATAAGTTGGTGGCAACATAAGTACAAGTTGATATCATATAAATTGGTACATCTAAATGTAAAGTGGTAAGTTTCCAGCAATTCTCAGACAAGTTAGAATCATATAAGTTGGTAGCATAGCAATATAAGTACAAGTAAGAAATCATATAAATTGGTAGCAACATATGTACTGCTTTAGATCTCTATTATAGTTCTGTGATAAATACGAGAAAGATGaactattttatttacatttttggtATGAAGATGAACCATTTCAAATTGAACATAATGTACTATACCTTTTTGTTAAAAAAGGACATGGCAAAGTCTGAAATTAATTGCTTGCCTTTCCATTGGTTTCTACAATTTGTCTTCACTACAGAGTAAAATTGTTTAAGCCTTGGTAGATTACACAGCTTCAAGGTGCGCAGTTGAGGAAATTGAATCTTTTGGACAGTTTCATCATCAATGTTTTGAGATCTATCATCTCTTTCACAAATAATTATCTCCTCCATCATTTCACAGCTTGTAACTTCAATCTTTTCAAGTTGCAAAAGGCCCTTAGcaatggaaaatgaaaaaaggttCTTCAGTTTATTACACTCATGAATTTCAATATCTTTTAATCTACCAAAAGAATTTTCTGCAAGTTTTCCATGACATATCTTTTCGAGATCCATCAATTTTGTAAGTTGTAATAGCTCCAAACTTACGAAGGCACAACAAGTATGAATCTCTTCCATCGAGTTGATGATGTATTGAATTCCAAAATTATTTCGGAAGTGGAGATGCTTCAATTGTGGAAGACCTTCCACATCTAATTCTTGAACAACATTGTTAAAACCTGCTAATCCATTGAGATACAGCACTTCGGACTTTTTCAGTAACATTTGAAGACCATTCCCATTAAATACATCGCTCTTATTGAGCTTGAGGTTCAACTTTCTTGCAATTCCAAAATCAACGTATCTAACAAGGACATCTCCAATTACTATGTTATACCTTtccaatttctcactaaaaatTTCTTCAGACAGAATGCTGGCATCTGGTATCTGTATATGTAAAGTGGTAAGTTTATGCAAACTCTTTAACTCAATAAGACTTGCATTACTCCTTTCACCACCATCTCCTTCTACATCCCAGTCTCTAAAACTCTCTTCCATATCTAACTCTtgtaaatttatcaagtttgatatggtACCGGGTTGGATCAGTTTAAGGCTGGAACAATGCTTCAAACCTAACAATTGTAGATGAGTAAGTTGACCTATCTGATTTGGTAGCTCTTTAATATAAGATCCCGAAAGGTCAAGGATTTTTAAATTCTTCAACTCTCCAATCATAGCTATATCACTCATATCACAATACCACAAACATAGCGTTTGAAGATTCTGAAAGAAACCAAAACAAGAAGCCAATGGTTTCAAACGTATAAAATTCAACTCCAAAACTCTAAGCTCCTTCATTTCTTCAAGAAAGTGATGTGGGATTTCCAAATTTTGACCATATGGAAAATATGGATACATCCAATGCCTAAAAATATTCTGAATGCATAAACTTTTATATCTCATGCAAAATAATTGAACTTTTGGAAATTCCAACCTTTCAGGAAGTTGACAATCATAGTCAAGCTCTGATAGTGAAACTGCAATTGCGTCCTTCAGTTTTCTACCATTGAAGCACTCATCCATCTCAGCAATGCTTCTAAGATTATACATATGTCTATCTTTGGATGCAATTGAAATGACAACATCACGAACGATATCATGCATTTTAACACAGCCATTATAGTCACCATCCAACAACAAACAGCAACTCTTGAGATCTTCAATCAATGTAAGCAACTTATTTCTTGCCCCTTCCAATTTTGGGATGCATTGAAACAAACCCCAACCCATACCCAGTCTCAACAAGTGCTCACCATCTATGTTAGCATCTTCATGAAATAGACCACAAAGCAACAACAATGACTTTGATTCCTCACTTAAGCAATCATAACTCAACTTTATACTGGAGTAAACTTTTTCATGCATTCCTTTGATGTTAGTTGGGGTGGACATTCTTAGCTCTTGCAATGCATTATTCCAAACAGGAAGACTTTTTTTTCTCAACGCATTTGCAACTGTTGCAATTGCGATGGGTAAACCTGCACATTCTTTGATAATCTCGGTTGCCAAAGGTTGGATGCTTAGATTTTTAATTGTATCACCCACTATTGTCTTGAACAAATTTGTTGCTTCCCTCACAGATAAAACTCCCACCAAGAAATTCTTCTCAACACCCATATCATTACATAATACATCTTGAGATCTCGAGGTGAGCAAAATCTTGCATCCCCTTTTATCATCTCCAAAAGATATTCCAATATCATGTAACTCAAGATTCTCCCAGATATCATCCAAAATTACcagaattttcttttcttgcctCAA includes:
- the LOC132799696 gene encoding putative F-box/LRR-repeat protein At3g28410, encoding MSKLPVEILVSIMCLLTTDEAARMSVLSRRWHKIWNLSIRITPRLCFFLDRGWSSDIKLRDLRKKRRKRIIEVYQVLKLHKAPTLHEFSVIAVDLRSDDHHHIEARMDFAAEKHVKELTLKLNSLMFYDASFIADNFHSLRVLYLEGINITADLVHRLFSNSPILERFSLLSFNKLHRLSIVSAPNLNSLYIGRCRGLQHLEISSSAENLNTIQIIYGVNFESVNVSAPNLSHIILAIHGRAFKLDAYVTLLSQIKRLTFDVYTEIISAAFPQFPEFSKLEHLELIMDHCSKIIPVCRLLDILKAAPFLNTFSFKVVKLNNFAGSQYEVEFLLDLLEYAVSVEKIFIGFMGSSIWGRHYEDKLIINMKNSALSVPSN